The nucleotide window CAAAGATGACGAACAACATATGGAGCCTACTAGTGAAAAGTATGAACATAGTTTTGGTCTTTGGATTGTAATAAGCCTTTATATCTTATTAATAGTTTGTATCTTGTTATTGCTACGTTTTATATATAGAAAATATAAGCAAAAACAGCTGTTTATGTCACCTAACAATAAGATTGCTATTACACAATTATTTGCATACACGATGTCGTTGCTAGCGAAGGATGGCATGATACAGCAAGGTGGATCAAGTTATCAATTTAGGGATTATATCGAAAATAAGTATGGTGAGCAGTGTGCCCTGCATTTTAATAACGCGGTAAAATTACAGCAGCAAGTTTTATATAGCCAACATGAACCGGTAAATGAGCAAAGAGAGGATATGCTCGTATTTAAAAATGAGATGAAAAAAGCGATTGCAAAACAAAAGCCATATTTAATAGGGAAAATCTATTCTTATATCCACTAGTTAAAAGAGGGAGTTATCATAATGATTAACAAGAGAATACAACTATTTCTAACAATGCTACTGATTTTGTTGTGTCTTACACCCTCACAAGCATATGCAAGTAAGACATCGGAAGACCTTGAGCAAGAAATGAAAGGAATTATTGAATGGAAAAAGGGAAGTGTAGGAATCTCCGAAGATTCAAACCTTTTAAATAATGATTTCTTAAAAAATGCCGGTGATACTGTAGGGGATTGGTATCCTATAGGAATTGGGCGACTTGGTTATAAAGATGACTACGCAGCATATTTAGCTGTCATAGAAGATGTGGTAGAGTTGCGTTACAAAACGGCTGAAAAGTTAAGTGATATGAAATCTACAGAGTGGCATCGAATCATTTTAGCCGTTCTTTCTTTAGGGGGGGACCCAACACAGTTAGGTAAGGATAAAGCAGGTACTACGATTAATTTAATTCAAGATGGAACGTATGATCGTGGTAAAACTATTTCGCTTGGTGCACAGGGGATCAATGGTTGGATATGGGGATTAATTGCTCTAGATAGTATGCGATACTCTGTTCCAGAAAACGCCTATTATTCTCGAGACAAGATTATAGAAGAAATACTACACTTGCAGTTAGAGGATGGGGGATTCTCCTTTTACCAAGATGTAGCAGACCCTGATATGACAGCGATGGCTTTGCAAGCATTGGCACCCTACTATAATAGTGAAAAAACGTATAGTTACGTACAACAAGCATCGAATAAAAAGGTGGTAAAAACGGTACGTCAAGTTGTAGATGAGGCATTAGAGACGCTTTCATTACTTCAAACTGCAAATGGTGATTTTAAAAGCTGGGGTACAGAAAATGCTGAAAGTACCGCACAAGTAATTGTGGCATTGACGGCTCTAGGAATAGATCCATTGACGGATATTCGTTTTATTAAAAATGGTCAGGACGTTTTAGATGGTTTGTATAGATATAAGATGAACGATGGTGGATTTATTCACGCTAAAACGTATAATCCGGAAAATCCGACTTCACTACCAGATGAATCAAATTCTATGGCAAGTGAACAAGTTTTGTATGCGTTAACAGCACTATATCGTTTTCAAAATGGATATCGTAGTTTGTATGATTTCCGTGAAGAACAACCAATGGAATTAAAAAAGCAAATAAAATCTTTAAATAACGCAATAGATGCATTGCCCAAGCAGCCTCAAAAAGAGCAATTAACGACATTATTTAAACAGTACCTTGCAGTGCCAGTGACTGAGCGTTGCTATGTATATGCTTATGCAAAGCTTGCGAAAGAAATGGAGAAGCAAGCAATTAAGAATACTTCAGAACCATTTGCTACAAATATGAACGAAACAACGCAAAGAAAAGGGGCAGTCACTGCATTACTAGAAGAGTCAGAGTTCGAGAAAGAGGCTATTTTCACTATAGAGGATGCTGAGCAGGTAAAAGCAATACCAAGCTCTGTAACGACGGAACATTATGTCGAGGTCACAAAGCTTTTACAAAAATTAGAGCACGCTGAAAATTTGAAGGAATATGAAGATCTGTTACCGAAATTACAGCTGAAAAAGCAAGCGATTGAAGCAATTGAAAAAGAAATTCAAAAGTTAAATGAAGAGATTCTGGAAGAATTATATCCATTTAATGAGTTAACGTTGAAAGATAAAGATAGTGTTGAACGTATTGTTGCTCGTTTTAACAAATTGAGTGATTATGATCAGCTACAAATCTTAAATTCAGAGGATGTTCGCAAATCAAAAACGCAAATTGAGAATTTATATCGCGCTCGTATTATAGCTGTTGTATTAACTGTTGTTGTACTTATAGCAAGTATAGTAGTCGTAGTGCGGGTGAAAAAGAGACGTGCACAAAAGCGTAGTGCTGAGGAGTGGTATGAAGAGTAGGGGGCAATACATATGAGAAAAGATTTACTCATACTTAGCTTTGTTGTATTAATCATTGCTGTACTATTCTCTGGTACGAAAATTCAATCAGTTGATGAATATTATTTAACACACATTGATGAAATTACAGAAGATTCCGAGACAGTTTTTATAAGCATTCGTAGTGATACTTTACTAGACAATATAGGAAAATTAAAACCAGAATTGCGTACATATGTACCGTCTAATGGTGTGATTTTACCAGAATCTGAATATGTATTACGTTCAGGCGATACGGTGTTTGAAATTTTACATCGTGCTGTGAGACACAATCGAATTCAAATGGAATTTCAAGGAGCGGATAAAAATATTTATAGCAGCGTCTACGTACAAGGTATTAATTATTTGTACGAGTTTTCAGCAGGATCATTGAGTGGATGGATGTATGAAGTAAATGGCGTTTTCCCGAATTATGGGGTGAGTAAATACAATTTGAAAGATGGAGATCACATAATCTTTCATTACACTGTGGATTTAGGGCGTGATTTAGGTCACTCATTTTAACTGTAGAAATTGAGGTGAAGTAATTGAGAGGTTTTGCAATGTTTCATCCAATGATGTTATTTTGCTACTTTTTACTGGTGTTCATCATTTTGTTCACGACGATGAATCCAGTCTTATTAGTGATATTTTATATAAGTAGCCTTATCTTATTTAGTTTGTTACATACTTTCCAAAAGTTGATGTATGAACTTATGTTTTACTTTTTTGTCTGGTTGCTAGTGGCACTTTCTATTCCGTTATTTCACCATAATGGTGTCACAATATTATTTTTTTTAAATGACAACCCTATGACTGCAGAGTCCTTTGTTTTAGGAATAGCTGTAGGTGTGTTGGTTGTATCTTTTTCTTTTTGGTGTAAAAATTACGGCGTGTATATTACAACAGATAAAATTCTCTATTTATTTGGTGTCATTCATCCTCAATTAGCGATATGGTTGGCATTATTATTACGCTTTATACCGCAATGTAAAAGAAATTTCCAAGATATCCATGGAGCGCAAAAAACAGTCGGTTTCTATGCAACAAATAGCTTATTTGATCGAGCAATAGGCGCTGTGAAAATAGGAAAAGTTGCTTTGGTATTGGCAATGGAACAAACATTTAGTCAAGTGGATTCCATGAAAGCAAAAGGGTATGGTTTGCAAAAACGTTCGCATTTTTCATTATATCGATTTTATAAATGGGATCGGTTATTAGCAATTTGGCTAATTGTTGTAATTAGTCTATTCATAATGAGTTTTTACGAGCTGAATTACTACTACGAACCAACATTAAAAGCAATATCATTCACTTACAAGACAAGTTTATTGTATGGTGTTTTGTTAAGTATAGCGCTTTTACCTGTGGTAATTGAAATTAAGGAGCTAGTAGTGTGGAAATATTTAAAATCGAAAATGTAAGTTTTACGTTTGCAGAGTCGTCACAACCTACCATAAACAATGTCTCTTTTTCAATTGAAAAGGGATCATTTACTGTATTATTTGGTGCTTCTGGTTCAGGAAAAACGACTTTACTACAATTACTTAAGCGCGAGTTGACACCGAACGGTAAACGGGAGGGTTCTATTTTTTATAAGGGAACTTTACTAGAAGAGATGGATGCAAAAATAGCCGCAAACGAAATTGGTTATGTAATGCAAAAACCAGATGACCAAATTGTCATGGATACTGTCTGGCACGAGCTTGCTTTTGGTTTGGAAAACCTAGGTATGAAAAACCCGCAAATACGTAAAAAAATTGCTGAGATGACAAACTATTTTGGGATAAATAATTGGTTTCATAAAAAAACTTCCGAGTTATCCGGTGGTCAAAAGCAATTGCTAAATTTAGCTAGCGTACTCATTATGCAACCGAAAGTAATCATTCTAGATGAACCAACCTCGCAATTAGATCCAATAGCAGCAACAGATTTTATGCAAACATTACATCGGCTACATGAAGATACAGGGGTAACAATTATACTAGTAGAACATCGGTTAGAAGAGGCTTTTCGATTGGCTAGTCACATTCTGGTAATTGAAAGTGGGTCGATTCTTGCTCAAGGATCACCTCGTACTATCGGTCAAACATTAATGATGATTAACGAACATCATCCAATGGTGCAGGCATTACCTGCAGCTACACGTATTTTCCATGGTCTCTCTTTAGTAGCTAAGGAAAGTCCCATCACGGTGCGGGAAGGGATAGCATTTGTAGAAAATTATAGCAATACAATTCAAGACTTAGCGTCTGATTTTGCTAAGCAGGAAAGAGATGAAATTGTAATAGCATTGAAGGATTGCTGGTTTCGTTATGGTCGTGATTTGCCCGATATTATCAAAAATCTCTCTGTTGGTTTTCGAAAACAAGAGATATTTTGTGTTTTAGGAGGAAATGGTTCAGGGAAAACAACGTTATTGAAGTTACTAGCTGGCCAATGTAAACCTTATAAAGGCAATGTGCTGTTGTATGATAAAAAAATGAAAAAGTACAGTATGCAACAGCTCTATCAAAAGAATTTGGCGTTGTTACCACAGGATCCTAAAATGCTTTTTTTGCAGTCAACGGTACGACAAGATTATGAGGTAACAGCAAAACTTATGGGTTTAGGAAAAGAAGAAATGAACTTGCAAATCGAGCGTGTAATGAAAATGCTTGCTATTGAGTCACTGATGGATGCACATCCGTACAGTGTAAGCGGTGGTGAGTTGCAAAAAATTGCGATTGGCAAAGTGTTACTCTTACAACCTAAAATACTACTATTAGATGAACCCACGAAGGGAATCGATGTTTTTGCTAAAGAGCAATTGAAGCAATTATTACAACAATTAAGAGCACAAGGGATGACGATAATCGTTGTAACTCATGACATGGAGTTTGCTGCAAGCATCGCCGATCGGTGTGGATTATTTTTTGACGGGGAAGTACTAGCCATAGATGCGCCACGCACATTTTTTGCTCATAACAATTTCTATACAACACCTGCCAATAAAATTGCGCGTCAGCAGTACCCTAATGCCATAACTTGTGAAGATGTGATACGACTATGTTTAACAAATGGGTTAGCTTGATAGTGAGGCTATATTTTGTAAAGGAAGAAGGTGACTGAAAATCGAGAGTGGATTCCGCGGCCTTCATCCTACGCTGCAATTTCTTTATTATTGTTGTATGGCGATCCTGATAATGTTCTATAATCAACCTTTCTTTTTAATAGTATGTTGTGTCATATTAATTTTCATAAATGTAGTTCAAGATGGCTGGCGTAAATTAATTAAATGGATGAAGTCTATCCTATTATTAGGTAGTTTCATAGTCCTGTTAAACGCGTTTTTTGTAGCAGAAGGTACTACACATTTATGGACGATTTGGGGTAATGATATTATGCTCGAGCCTATTCTATTTGGCATTATAACAACATTCATGTTGATGGCTATACTGCTACTTTTTGCATCTTTTAATAGCACTTTAAATGGGCAGAAATTTTTATATATTTTTTCATCGTTTTTCCAACGTACTGCCTTTATAACAATGCTCGCCATGCGATTTGTACCGCTATTAAAGACAAGACTTCAAGAAATAACAGATGTTCAGCGAATAAAAGGCTTATCCCTTACTTCGGGTAAACTAAGAGAGCGTGCACGAAGTGGGATGCTGTTTTTGCAAATATTATTGACATGGTCATTAGGGGAAGCGGTGGATACAGCTGATGCCATGAGCGCAAGAGGCTACGGCATTGGAAAACGAAGTCAATATAAACCATATCGATTTGATATAAAGGATGGCATTTATGCGAGTATTTTGCTGTGTCTTTTTACGTTTTGTATAGTGGGTCTACTACTAGGACATGGCAGGATCACAATCTATCCTGAGTATAAGGCATTATCGTTTACAGTAGTTGATGCCATATTTTTCATTTGCTTTACGTTATTAAGTGCATTTCCGTTGATGATTGAAGGAGGGGATGAACTGAGATGGCATTATTTCAAGTAACTAATTTAAGTTTTAATTATCCAGATGAACAACCAATATTAAAAAATATTACTCTAAAGATTGAAGAAGGGCAGTTTGTTGTGTTATGCGGTCCAAGTGGTTGTGGTAAGACGACTTTATTACGCTTATTAATGCAGCAAATTGCACCTATTGGAGAATTGTCAGGGGATATATATTATTGCGGGAAAGCATTGGCAGAGTGGAGTAATCGAACATTAATTGAAGAAATTGGCTTTGTTATGCAAAATCCTGACAACCAAATCGTACTAGATGAAGTCATGCAAGAAATTGTTTTCGCACTTGAAAATTTAGGTTATTCTACTTTTGAAATGCGTAAACGCGTTGCGGAAATGGTGCATTTTTTTGGTGTTGAGGATTTACTTCGTAAAAAACCATCTGAGTTATCGGGTGGACAAAAGCAAATTATTAATTTGCTAGGAGTACTTTTATTAAAACCACGTGTATTGTTATTAGATGAACCGACTTCACAACTAGATCCAATAGCAGCGAAAGAGCTACTTTCGATATTAGTTCGTTTAAACGAAGAAATAGGTATAACCATTATTGTAGTAGAACATCGATTAGAAGAATTATTTTCAGTAGCAGATCAGGTCATGATGATGGACAAAGGTCGTATCCAAGTAGCTGGAACGAGTGAATATTGTATTAGTAAGGTTTATAAAAATGATTATGCTATATTTAAGTCTTATGTACCTGCAATTACAAAGTTTTTCATAACAATGGAAGGCGAGCAATCCCGTAGCTTACCCCTATCAGTGAAAGAGGGAAAACAGTGGCTTGCAACAAAAAATCTAGCATCTGTTACTAAAGAACTTTTACAGTCAAAGGTAAATCAAAATGAACAAAATATATTAATAGAAATGAAAGATGTTTATTTTCAATATGTAAAAAAAGAACGCTATATTTTAAAAGGACTATCATTCTTGATTCAAAAAGGCGAATTTTTAGCTATTGTAGGGGGGAATGGCTCCGGGAAGTCAACATTATTGAAGGCTTGTATTGGGAGTATTCGCCCACAAAGAGGATCTGTTAAAATAGCTGGAAAACATACATATAAATTGCTTCCAAAGGAAATTGCCCAACAACTTGCTTATTTACCTCAAAATCCGCAATCTTACTTTGTAGAGACGACGATTAAGAAGGAAATGCAAGAAGCTGTTAGACGCAATAATGTTGTCGATGGACCTGAACGAATAGAAGCAATATGTAAGGATTTTGACATTTCTCATCTACTAGATCGGCACCCAGAGGATTGCTCGGGTGGAGAAATGCAGCGTGCGGCACTCGCATGTATGTTATTAGGAGAGCCGCAGATAGTGTTCATGGATGAACCAACAAAAGGGATGGACCCTATCATGAAAGAGCAATTTGCTACAATATTGCATCAGTTACACAAAAAAGGCGTAACGATTGTAATGGTAACACATGATATTGAGTTTACTGCTAAAACGGCTAAAAACTGTATAATGCTTTTTGATGGAGAGGTAGCTGTAAAAGGAACTCCTGATGAAATATTCAAAGGAAACTATTTTTACACTACAACATTTAACCGAGTAACACGAAACAGTCATATGCCAGAGCTGTTAACCGTAGAGGAGGCATTAGAATTATGGCCCGTTCAAATAAA belongs to Solibacillus sp. FSL R7-0682 and includes:
- a CDS encoding prenyltransferase/squalene oxidase repeat-containing protein is translated as MINKRIQLFLTMLLILLCLTPSQAYASKTSEDLEQEMKGIIEWKKGSVGISEDSNLLNNDFLKNAGDTVGDWYPIGIGRLGYKDDYAAYLAVIEDVVELRYKTAEKLSDMKSTEWHRIILAVLSLGGDPTQLGKDKAGTTINLIQDGTYDRGKTISLGAQGINGWIWGLIALDSMRYSVPENAYYSRDKIIEEILHLQLEDGGFSFYQDVADPDMTAMALQALAPYYNSEKTYSYVQQASNKKVVKTVRQVVDEALETLSLLQTANGDFKSWGTENAESTAQVIVALTALGIDPLTDIRFIKNGQDVLDGLYRYKMNDGGFIHAKTYNPENPTSLPDESNSMASEQVLYALTALYRFQNGYRSLYDFREEQPMELKKQIKSLNNAIDALPKQPQKEQLTTLFKQYLAVPVTERCYVYAYAKLAKEMEKQAIKNTSEPFATNMNETTQRKGAVTALLEESEFEKEAIFTIEDAEQVKAIPSSVTTEHYVEVTKLLQKLEHAENLKEYEDLLPKLQLKKQAIEAIEKEIQKLNEEILEELYPFNELTLKDKDSVERIVARFNKLSDYDQLQILNSEDVRKSKTQIENLYRARIIAVVLTVVVLIASIVVVVRVKKRRAQKRSAEEWYEE
- a CDS encoding DUF4430 domain-containing protein, encoding MRKDLLILSFVVLIIAVLFSGTKIQSVDEYYLTHIDEITEDSETVFISIRSDTLLDNIGKLKPELRTYVPSNGVILPESEYVLRSGDTVFEILHRAVRHNRIQMEFQGADKNIYSSVYVQGINYLYEFSAGSLSGWMYEVNGVFPNYGVSKYNLKDGDHIIFHYTVDLGRDLGHSF
- a CDS encoding energy-coupling factor transporter transmembrane component T; this encodes MFHPMMLFCYFLLVFIILFTTMNPVLLVIFYISSLILFSLLHTFQKLMYELMFYFFVWLLVALSIPLFHHNGVTILFFLNDNPMTAESFVLGIAVGVLVVSFSFWCKNYGVYITTDKILYLFGVIHPQLAIWLALLLRFIPQCKRNFQDIHGAQKTVGFYATNSLFDRAIGAVKIGKVALVLAMEQTFSQVDSMKAKGYGLQKRSHFSLYRFYKWDRLLAIWLIVVISLFIMSFYELNYYYEPTLKAISFTYKTSLLYGVLLSIALLPVVIEIKELVVWKYLKSKM
- a CDS encoding ABC transporter ATP-binding protein, translating into MEIFKIENVSFTFAESSQPTINNVSFSIEKGSFTVLFGASGSGKTTLLQLLKRELTPNGKREGSIFYKGTLLEEMDAKIAANEIGYVMQKPDDQIVMDTVWHELAFGLENLGMKNPQIRKKIAEMTNYFGINNWFHKKTSELSGGQKQLLNLASVLIMQPKVIILDEPTSQLDPIAATDFMQTLHRLHEDTGVTIILVEHRLEEAFRLASHILVIESGSILAQGSPRTIGQTLMMINEHHPMVQALPAATRIFHGLSLVAKESPITVREGIAFVENYSNTIQDLASDFAKQERDEIVIALKDCWFRYGRDLPDIIKNLSVGFRKQEIFCVLGGNGSGKTTLLKLLAGQCKPYKGNVLLYDKKMKKYSMQQLYQKNLALLPQDPKMLFLQSTVRQDYEVTAKLMGLGKEEMNLQIERVMKMLAIESLMDAHPYSVSGGELQKIAIGKVLLLQPKILLLDEPTKGIDVFAKEQLKQLLQQLRAQGMTIIVVTHDMEFAASIADRCGLFFDGEVLAIDAPRTFFAHNNFYTTPANKIARQQYPNAITCEDVIRLCLTNGLA
- a CDS encoding energy-coupling factor transporter transmembrane component T is translated as MESGFRGLHPTLQFLYYCCMAILIMFYNQPFFLIVCCVILIFINVVQDGWRKLIKWMKSILLLGSFIVLLNAFFVAEGTTHLWTIWGNDIMLEPILFGIITTFMLMAILLLFASFNSTLNGQKFLYIFSSFFQRTAFITMLAMRFVPLLKTRLQEITDVQRIKGLSLTSGKLRERARSGMLFLQILLTWSLGEAVDTADAMSARGYGIGKRSQYKPYRFDIKDGIYASILLCLFTFCIVGLLLGHGRITIYPEYKALSFTVVDAIFFICFTLLSAFPLMIEGGDELRWHYFK
- a CDS encoding ABC transporter ATP-binding protein, with the translated sequence MALFQVTNLSFNYPDEQPILKNITLKIEEGQFVVLCGPSGCGKTTLLRLLMQQIAPIGELSGDIYYCGKALAEWSNRTLIEEIGFVMQNPDNQIVLDEVMQEIVFALENLGYSTFEMRKRVAEMVHFFGVEDLLRKKPSELSGGQKQIINLLGVLLLKPRVLLLDEPTSQLDPIAAKELLSILVRLNEEIGITIIVVEHRLEELFSVADQVMMMDKGRIQVAGTSEYCISKVYKNDYAIFKSYVPAITKFFITMEGEQSRSLPLSVKEGKQWLATKNLASVTKELLQSKVNQNEQNILIEMKDVYFQYVKKERYILKGLSFLIQKGEFLAIVGGNGSGKSTLLKACIGSIRPQRGSVKIAGKHTYKLLPKEIAQQLAYLPQNPQSYFVETTIKKEMQEAVRRNNVVDGPERIEAICKDFDISHLLDRHPEDCSGGEMQRAALACMLLGEPQIVFMDEPTKGMDPIMKEQFATILHQLHKKGVTIVMVTHDIEFTAKTAKNCIMLFDGEVAVKGTPDEIFKGNYFYTTTFNRVTRNSHMPELLTVEEALELWPVQIKSY